One window of the Clostridium sp. MB40-C1 genome contains the following:
- the rny gene encoding ribonuclease Y encodes MAVVILFVFVIIYVRKNISQAKISEAEVKAKDIVGEAEKNAESIKKEAILEAKEEVHRLRNDFEKESRERRNELQRLERRNIQREELLDKKSDAIEKKEEALNKKQQEVENKEASIEELYEKQRQELERLSGLTSDEARQILLEETRKEIKHETAMMIKDIENKAKEEADKKAREVISCAIQRCAADHVAESTVHVVALPNDEMKGRIIGREGRNIRTLETLTGVDLIIDDTPEAVILSGFDPIRRQVARIALEKLIIDGRIHPARIEEMVEKAKKEVENDIKEEGEQVTFETGVHGLHQELIKLLGRLKYRTSYGQNVLKHSIEVSYLAGVMASELGIDPTIAKRAGLLHDIGKAVDHEIEGPHALIGAEIAKKHHESPIIVNAIAAHHGDVEYDSIEAILVQAADAISAARPGARRETLEAYIKRLEKLEEIANSYEGVEKSYAIQAGREVRIMVKPEQIDDAECIEMARNIVKTIEKELEYPGQIKVNIIREIRAIEYAK; translated from the coding sequence TTGGCTGTTGTTATTTTATTTGTGTTTGTAATAATATACGTTAGAAAAAATATATCACAAGCAAAGATTTCGGAAGCTGAGGTTAAAGCAAAGGATATAGTAGGAGAAGCTGAAAAAAATGCAGAATCTATAAAGAAAGAAGCTATTTTGGAAGCTAAGGAAGAAGTTCATAGGTTAAGGAATGATTTTGAAAAAGAGTCAAGAGAAAGACGTAATGAACTTCAGAGATTGGAAAGAAGAAATATTCAACGTGAAGAATTGTTGGATAAAAAGAGTGATGCAATTGAGAAAAAAGAAGAAGCACTTAATAAAAAGCAGCAGGAAGTAGAAAATAAAGAAGCGAGTATAGAAGAGCTTTACGAAAAACAACGACAAGAACTTGAAAGATTATCTGGTTTGACTTCCGATGAAGCTCGTCAAATCTTACTGGAAGAAACTAGAAAAGAAATTAAACATGAAACTGCTATGATGATCAAAGATATTGAAAACAAAGCTAAAGAAGAAGCTGACAAAAAGGCTAGAGAAGTAATTTCTTGTGCCATACAAAGATGTGCAGCAGATCATGTGGCAGAGAGTACTGTACATGTAGTGGCTCTTCCGAATGATGAAATGAAGGGTAGAATTATTGGTAGAGAAGGAAGAAACATAAGAACGTTAGAAACTCTAACAGGGGTAGATTTAATCATTGATGATACTCCTGAAGCTGTAATTTTATCTGGGTTTGATCCTATAAGAAGACAGGTTGCTCGCATAGCTCTTGAAAAGTTGATTATTGACGGCAGAATTCATCCAGCAAGAATTGAAGAGATGGTAGAGAAGGCTAAAAAGGAAGTAGAAAACGATATAAAAGAAGAAGGCGAACAGGTAACATTTGAAACAGGTGTACATGGTCTTCATCAAGAGTTAATAAAACTTTTAGGAAGGTTAAAGTATAGAACAAGTTATGGTCAAAATGTTTTGAAGCATTCTATAGAAGTTTCTTATTTAGCAGGTGTTATGGCTTCAGAGTTAGGAATAGATCCGACAATAGCTAAAAGAGCAGGTTTGCTGCATGATATCGGTAAAGCTGTAGATCATGAAATTGAAGGACCACATGCACTTATAGGTGCTGAAATTGCGAAAAAACATCATGAGTCTCCTATAATAGTTAATGCTATTGCAGCTCATCATGGTGATGTTGAATATGATTCAATAGAAGCAATTTTAGTTCAAGCTGCGGATGCTATATCAGCAGCGAGACCTGGGGCAAGAAGAGAAACTTTAGAAGCTTATATTAAGAGATTGGAAAAACTTGAAGAAATAGCGAATTCCTATGAGGGTGTAGAAAAATCATATGCTATACAAGCAGGAAGAGAAGTTAGGATTATGGTTAAACCAGAGCAAATTGATGATGCTGAGTGTATCGAAATGGCTAGAAATATAGTTAAAACAATAGAAAAAGAATTAGAGTATCCTGGTCAAATTAAAGTTAATATAATACGTGAGATCAGGGCCATTGAATATGCAAAGTAA
- the hfq gene encoding RNA chaperone Hfq, whose product MNKSPNNLQDLFLNNARKNKTPVIIYLTNGFQLKGNVKGFDNFTVILDNDGKQMMIYKHAVSTIIPSKPILFVQDDNN is encoded by the coding sequence ATGAATAAATCACCAAATAATTTACAAGATTTATTTTTAAACAATGCTAGAAAAAACAAAACACCTGTTATAATATATTTAACTAATGGGTTCCAGTTAAAAGGTAATGTAAAAGGGTTTGATAATTTTACAGTAATACTTGATAATGATGGTAAACAAATGATGATATACAAACACGCTGTGTCTACAATAATTCCATCAAAACCTATTTTGTTCGTTCAAGATGATAATAATTAA
- a CDS encoding tyrosine recombinase XerC: MNYTLREIYDNTLPEYLNEFLNYLGTIKGKSPNTIKGYKWDLTMFFRFLKLYKGYAEPNVDFDQIPIDDIDKAFIRKIKLSDLYAFISFAENHRNNGNYARARKVASLKSFFKYLFGKAKILEENPASELESPKINKRNPVYLTLDESKRLLSSIDGQAKERDYCIITLFLNCGLRLSELCSIDISRIKEDTLTIIGKGNKERTVYLNKACLKSIEAYIPIRNKKYDKIHIGDKDALFISKNHRRISKRSVELLVKKYLEKAGLDKEKYTPHKLRHTAATLMYKYGNVDIRSLQKILGHENVSTTQIYTHVDDESLRKAVSLNPLSEE; this comes from the coding sequence ATGAATTATACATTAAGAGAAATATACGACAACACTTTGCCGGAATATTTAAATGAATTTTTAAACTATTTAGGTACTATAAAAGGAAAATCCCCCAATACAATAAAGGGATATAAATGGGATTTAACTATGTTCTTTAGATTTCTAAAGCTCTATAAAGGTTATGCAGAACCCAACGTGGATTTTGACCAAATACCTATTGATGATATTGATAAAGCTTTTATTAGAAAAATAAAATTATCTGATCTATACGCTTTTATATCTTTTGCTGAAAATCATAGAAATAATGGAAATTATGCTAGAGCTAGAAAAGTAGCCTCTCTTAAGTCTTTTTTTAAATATTTATTTGGAAAAGCTAAGATACTTGAAGAAAATCCAGCTTCAGAACTTGAATCTCCAAAAATAAATAAAAGAAATCCTGTTTACTTAACCTTAGATGAAAGTAAAAGGCTGCTTTCTTCTATAGATGGACAAGCCAAAGAAAGAGATTATTGCATAATAACTTTATTTTTAAATTGTGGATTGAGACTTTCTGAATTGTGTAGCATAGATATATCTAGAATTAAAGAGGATACTTTAACTATCATTGGTAAAGGAAATAAAGAAAGAACTGTTTATCTTAACAAAGCTTGCTTGAAGTCTATAGAAGCGTATATTCCTATTAGAAATAAGAAGTATGATAAAATACATATTGGAGATAAAGATGCTTTATTTATAAGTAAAAACCATAGAAGAATTAGCAAAAGAAGTGTCGAATTGTTAGTGAAAAAATATCTTGAAAAAGCAGGTTTAGATAAAGAAAAATATACTCCACATAAATTACGACATACTGCAGCTACTCTCATGTATAAGTATGGGAATGTAGATATCAGAAGTCTTCAGAAGATTTTAGGACACGAGAATGTTTCCACTACTCAAATTTATACTCATGTTGATGATGAGTCATTGAGAAAAGCTGTAAGTTTAAATCCTTTAAGTGAGGAGTGA
- a CDS encoding DUF378 domain-containing protein → MYKLNSIDKISFVLIIIGAINWGVIGLFDKNLVNLLFSFAPLIERLIYILVGLSAINTILFIKKSKHSK, encoded by the coding sequence ATGTATAAATTAAATTCAATAGACAAGATTTCTTTTGTACTTATCATAATTGGTGCTATAAACTGGGGAGTTATAGGATTATTTGATAAAAATTTAGTAAACTTACTTTTTAGTTTCGCACCACTTATAGAACGATTAATTTACATTTTAGTAGGACTAAGCGCCATAAATACCATTTTATTTATTAAAAAAAGCAAACATTCTAAGTAA
- the purB gene encoding adenylosuccinate lyase — translation MVRNVYNTPLTSRYASIEMSYLFSDEKKFKTWRKLWVALAESEKELGLNITEEQICELKENIECINYEDAERKEKEIRHDVMSHVYAYGLQCPKAKGIIHLGATSCYVGDNTDLIIMKEALTIIRNKVLSVVSNLSRFALKYKELPTLGFTHLQPAQLTTVGKRATLWIQDLLLDVERINFVIDSLKLRGVKGTTGTQASFMKLFDNDEELVKTLDKLVAGKMGFANTYAVTGQTYPRKVDSIVLNVLSEIAQSAYKFSNDLRLLQSMKEMEEPFEKKQVGSSAMAYKRNPMRSERISALSRHIIVNSLNPAITAGTQWFERTLDDSANKRLAVSEAFLALDGVLNLYINISNNMVVYEKVIAAHVENELPFMATENILMEAVKRGGDRQELHEKIRTLSMEAGKRVKEEGLSNDLIERIINDETFLMSKEEILSIIDPKKFIGRAPGQVDDFINDYIKPIIEEYKDELNIDVSIDV, via the coding sequence ATGGTAAGAAATGTTTATAATACACCTTTAACTAGCAGATATGCATCTATTGAGATGTCATACCTTTTTTCTGATGAAAAAAAATTTAAAACATGGAGAAAACTTTGGGTAGCTTTGGCGGAAAGCGAAAAAGAATTAGGTTTAAATATAACTGAAGAACAGATTTGTGAATTAAAAGAAAATATAGAGTGTATAAATTACGAAGATGCTGAAAGAAAAGAAAAGGAAATACGTCATGATGTAATGAGTCATGTTTATGCTTATGGACTTCAATGTCCTAAAGCGAAAGGCATCATACATTTAGGTGCAACGAGTTGCTATGTGGGGGATAATACAGATTTAATAATAATGAAAGAAGCATTAACTATAATAAGAAATAAGGTTTTATCGGTAGTGAGCAATTTATCAAGATTTGCCTTAAAATATAAAGAACTTCCTACTTTAGGATTTACTCATTTACAACCAGCGCAACTTACAACGGTTGGTAAAAGAGCTACACTGTGGATTCAGGATCTTCTTTTAGATGTAGAAAGAATCAATTTTGTTATAGATAGTTTAAAATTAAGAGGGGTAAAAGGAACTACAGGAACTCAAGCGAGTTTCATGAAGTTGTTTGATAACGATGAAGAATTAGTTAAGACATTAGATAAATTAGTAGCTGGAAAAATGGGCTTTGCAAATACATATGCTGTTACTGGTCAAACTTATCCTAGAAAAGTTGATTCAATAGTTTTGAATGTTCTTTCTGAAATAGCGCAAAGTGCTTATAAGTTTAGTAATGATTTAAGATTACTCCAAAGCATGAAAGAGATGGAAGAACCTTTTGAAAAGAAACAAGTAGGATCATCAGCTATGGCTTATAAAAGAAATCCTATGAGATCTGAAAGGATAAGTGCACTAAGTAGACATATAATAGTTAATTCTCTTAATCCGGCAATTACTGCTGGGACTCAATGGTTTGAAAGAACGTTAGATGATTCTGCAAATAAACGATTAGCAGTGTCTGAGGCATTTTTGGCTTTAGACGGAGTTTTAAATTTATATATAAATATATCTAATAATATGGTAGTATATGAAAAAGTTATAGCTGCTCATGTAGAAAATGAACTTCCTTTTATGGCTACTGAAAATATATTAATGGAAGCTGTAAAAAGGGGAGGGGATAGACAAGAATTACACGAAAAAATAAGAACTTTATCTATGGAAGCGGGAAAGAGAGTTAAAGAAGAGGGACTTAGCAATGATTTGATTGAAAGAATAATTAATGATGAAACTTTTCTTATGAGTAAAGAGGAGATATTGTCTATTATTGACCCTAAGAAATTTATAGGGAGAGCTCCAGGGCAAGTAGATGATTTTATAAACGATTATATAAAGCCAATTATTGAAGAATATAAAGATGAATTGAATATAGATGTTTCTATAGATGTGTAG
- the lexA gene encoding transcriptional repressor LexA has translation MGKSKPEKQMEVYEFIKKHILQKGYPPSVREICKGVGLSSTSTVHGHLSKLEKKGMIRRDSTKPRTIEILKDPPIKKEMLSVPIVGKVTAGEPILAVENIEDTFPIALNFMPSNKDLFMLNVSGESMIDAGILDGDLAIIEKANYAENGEIVVALIENEATVKRFFKEKDHIRLQPENKSMEPIIVNDCKIIGKVVGLFRRY, from the coding sequence ATGGGCAAAAGTAAGCCGGAGAAACAAATGGAAGTTTACGAATTTATCAAAAAACATATTCTCCAAAAAGGATACCCACCTTCTGTAAGGGAGATATGCAAAGGAGTTGGATTGAGTTCTACGTCTACAGTTCATGGGCATCTTTCAAAATTAGAGAAAAAAGGCATGATAAGAAGAGACTCTACTAAGCCTAGAACTATAGAAATTTTAAAAGATCCTCCTATAAAAAAAGAAATGCTTAGCGTTCCTATTGTGGGGAAAGTAACTGCTGGTGAACCAATATTAGCTGTAGAAAATATAGAAGATACTTTTCCTATTGCATTAAATTTTATGCCGAGCAATAAGGATTTATTTATGCTAAATGTTTCAGGAGAAAGTATGATTGATGCTGGTATTTTAGATGGAGATTTAGCAATAATAGAGAAAGCAAATTATGCAGAAAATGGAGAAATTGTTGTAGCGTTAATTGAAAATGAAGCTACAGTAAAAAGATTTTTTAAAGAAAAAGATCACATTAGACTTCAACCAGAAAACAAGTCTATGGAACCTATAATAGTAAATGATTGCAAGATCATTGGTAAGGTTGTAGGTTTATTTAGGAGGTACTAA
- the pgsA gene encoding CDP-diacylglycerol--glycerol-3-phosphate 3-phosphatidyltransferase, translating to MNLANKLTILRIILIPGFLVFISLNTTLGTIIAIVIFAAASFTDKLDGYIARSRNQVTKFGKFMDPLADKLLVTSALVSLVEHGVVPTWVAMIIIAREFAVTGLRAVAAAEGVVIAASWWGKIKTVSQMTAIIVALIKLIYSPVFIVYITYISLGICTVITIISGLDYFIKNKSALSTEN from the coding sequence ATGAATCTTGCAAATAAATTAACAATATTAAGAATTATACTAATACCTGGATTTTTAGTATTTATTTCTTTAAATACTACTTTAGGTACTATTATAGCTATTGTGATTTTTGCAGCTGCATCCTTCACAGATAAATTAGATGGATACATTGCAAGAAGTAGAAATCAAGTAACGAAATTTGGTAAGTTCATGGATCCACTAGCAGATAAACTTTTAGTTACTTCTGCTCTTGTTTCTTTGGTGGAACATGGGGTTGTACCTACATGGGTAGCTATGATAATAATAGCAAGAGAATTTGCTGTAACTGGACTAAGAGCGGTTGCAGCTGCAGAAGGGGTTGTTATAGCAGCTAGCTGGTGGGGAAAAATAAAAACAGTTTCTCAAATGACAGCTATTATAGTTGCTTTAATTAAACTTATTTATAGTCCTGTTTTTATAGTATATATAACATATATATCACTAGGGATATGTACTGTAATAACTATTATATCTGGACTTGACTATTTTATAAAAAACAAAAGTGCCCTTAGTACTGAAAACTGA
- the recA gene encoding recombinase RecA, which yields MDSEKLKALQAAMNQIEKQFGKGSVMKLGEDSVLNVESISTGSLSLDIALGIGGIPRGRIIEVFGPESSGKTTVALHIVAETQKSGGTAAFIDAEHALDPIYAKALGVDIDNLVVSQPDTGEQALEICEALVRSGAVDIIIIDSVAALVPKAEIEGEMGDSHVGLQARLMSQALRKLAGAINKSRCSTIFINQLREKVGIMFGNPETTPGGRALKFYSSVRLDVRRIETIKQGDEFLGNRTRVKVVKNKVASPFKQAEFDIMYGTGISYEGNVLDVGVDEEIIQKSGSWFSYKDIRLGQGRENAKQFLKENTNVLYEVENQIRDKHDLPKRNITNEVEKKADNEKEANKTKK from the coding sequence ATGGATAGTGAAAAATTAAAAGCTTTGCAAGCGGCTATGAATCAAATCGAAAAACAATTTGGAAAAGGTTCAGTAATGAAACTTGGAGAAGACAGTGTACTTAATGTGGAGTCTATCTCAACAGGAAGTTTATCTTTAGATATAGCATTAGGAATAGGTGGAATACCAAGAGGCAGAATAATCGAAGTTTTTGGTCCAGAATCTTCAGGTAAGACAACAGTTGCACTACATATTGTTGCAGAAACTCAAAAATCAGGAGGAACTGCTGCTTTTATAGATGCAGAACATGCTCTAGATCCTATTTATGCAAAAGCATTAGGAGTTGATATTGATAACTTAGTAGTTTCTCAACCAGATACAGGAGAACAAGCATTAGAAATTTGTGAAGCTCTAGTAAGGTCTGGTGCAGTAGATATAATAATAATTGACTCAGTTGCAGCTTTGGTTCCAAAAGCTGAAATAGAAGGAGAGATGGGAGATTCTCATGTAGGACTCCAAGCAAGGTTGATGTCTCAAGCATTAAGAAAATTAGCAGGAGCTATTAACAAATCAAGATGTTCAACAATATTTATAAATCAATTAAGAGAAAAAGTTGGAATTATGTTTGGAAATCCTGAAACAACTCCTGGTGGTAGAGCTTTAAAATTCTACTCTTCTGTAAGATTAGATGTTAGAAGAATAGAGACTATTAAACAAGGAGACGAGTTTTTAGGTAATAGAACAAGAGTGAAGGTTGTTAAAAACAAGGTAGCCTCTCCATTTAAACAAGCTGAATTTGATATAATGTATGGAACTGGTATTTCATATGAAGGAAATGTTCTTGATGTTGGTGTAGATGAAGAAATAATTCAAAAAAGCGGTTCGTGGTTTTCTTATAAAGATATTCGTTTAGGTCAAGGTAGAGAAAATGCTAAACAATTCTTAAAAGAAAATACAAATGTTTTATATGAAGTGGAGAATCAAATTAGAGATAAACACGATTTACCAAAAAGAAATATAACTAATGAGGTAGAAAAAAAAGCTGATAATGAAAAAGAGGCTAATAAAACAAAAAAATAA
- a CDS encoding pyridoxal phosphate-dependent aminotransferase has translation MNLSSKAKQIAPSLTLAITAKAKEMSKKGIDVVSFGAGEPDFNTPDNIQKAAIKAIENGLTRYTAASGINELKEAIVNKFKSDNGLEYSTDQIIISTGAKQCLANAFQSILNNGDEVLVPTPYWVSYPELIKLADGVPVFVNNKKNNDYKYSLDVLEEIVTSNTKAIIINSPNNPTGCIYTADELKMIAEFAKRHDLIIISDEIYEKLIYGDNKHISIASLSEDAYSRTIVINGVSKSYAMTGWRIGYAASSKEVIKLMASIQSHTTSNPNSIAQYAALEALNGEQSSMTLMVKEFEKRRDFMINRINEINNVSCLKADGAFYIMIDVSNFYGKTIKETIINDSLEFSRVLLEEESVAVIPGGAFGLDDYVRVSYATSMENIKKGLDRIQKFLLKFE, from the coding sequence ATGAATTTATCAAGTAAAGCAAAACAAATAGCGCCTTCTTTAACGTTGGCAATTACTGCAAAGGCTAAAGAAATGTCTAAAAAAGGTATTGATGTTGTTAGTTTTGGGGCTGGTGAGCCGGATTTTAATACACCTGATAATATACAAAAAGCAGCTATAAAAGCTATAGAGAATGGATTGACTAGATATACTGCTGCATCAGGTATAAATGAACTGAAAGAAGCTATTGTTAATAAATTTAAATCTGATAATGGATTAGAATATTCTACTGATCAAATAATTATTTCTACAGGAGCTAAACAGTGTTTAGCTAATGCTTTTCAATCTATACTTAATAATGGGGATGAGGTTTTAGTTCCTACTCCATATTGGGTTAGTTATCCAGAATTGATAAAATTAGCGGATGGAGTACCTGTTTTTGTTAATAATAAAAAAAATAATGATTATAAGTATTCTTTAGATGTTCTTGAAGAAATTGTTACATCGAATACAAAAGCTATAATTATAAATAGTCCTAACAATCCTACTGGATGTATTTATACAGCTGATGAATTAAAAATGATTGCTGAATTTGCTAAAAGGCACGATTTAATAATAATATCAGATGAGATATATGAAAAATTAATATATGGAGACAATAAACATATAAGTATTGCTAGTTTATCTGAAGATGCTTACAGCAGGACTATTGTAATTAATGGTGTTTCTAAGTCTTATGCTATGACAGGCTGGAGAATCGGTTATGCTGCAAGCAGCAAGGAAGTTATAAAATTAATGGCTAGTATTCAAAGTCATACAACATCTAATCCTAATTCTATTGCTCAATATGCAGCTTTAGAGGCATTGAATGGAGAACAATCTTCAATGACTTTGATGGTTAAAGAATTTGAAAAAAGAAGAGATTTTATGATTAATAGAATAAATGAAATTAATAATGTTTCTTGTTTGAAGGCTGATGGTGCTTTTTATATTATGATTGATGTTTCGAACTTTTATGGAAAAACAATAAAAGAAACTATTATAAATGATTCTTTAGAATTTTCTAGAGTCCTTTTAGAAGAAGAGAGTGTAGCTGTAATTCCGGGTGGTGCATTTGGCTTAGATGATTATGTAAGGGTTTCTTATGCCACATCTATGGAAAATATTAAAAAAGGATTAGACAGAATTCAAAAATTCTTGTTAAAATTCGAATAA
- a CDS encoding aminotransferase class I/II-fold pyridoxal phosphate-dependent enzyme codes for MKEQLASKYGISHNTIELYNQTIEDIKDKFEALDEIREFNQLKVLNAMQEERISECHFTNSSGYGYGDIGRDSLDKVYARIFNCEAALVRPHFVNGTHALGAALFGNLRPGDTMISVCGKPYDTLHSVIGIDGDERIGSLKEFGVLYKQVELKENGKPDLQTIKKIVEEDSTITLVHIQRSTGYGWRRALSINDIKEIVDCVKSIRNNIICFVDNCYGEFIDILEPTEIGVDLVAGSLIKNIGGGIAPTGGYIAGTKECVEQSSYRLTVPGIGGECGSTFGVMRSMYQGLFFAPHVSIEALKGAIFCARIMELAGFEVLPRFDEDRSDIIQAIKFNDKEKLIKFCQGIQLGSPIDSFVSCEPWDMPGYTDQVIMAAGAFVQGSSIELSADAPIREPYIAYLQGGLTFDHAKIGVLIALDKILNSKQ; via the coding sequence ATGAAAGAACAATTAGCTTCAAAATATGGCATTAGTCATAATACAATAGAACTATATAATCAGACTATAGAGGATATTAAAGATAAGTTTGAAGCTTTAGATGAAATAAGAGAATTTAATCAATTGAAAGTCTTAAATGCTATGCAAGAAGAGAGAATAAGTGAATGTCATTTCACTAATTCCAGCGGATACGGATATGGTGATATAGGAAGAGACTCTTTAGATAAGGTATATGCTAGGATATTCAACTGTGAAGCTGCCCTTGTAAGGCCTCACTTCGTTAATGGAACCCATGCTTTAGGAGCCGCTTTATTTGGAAACTTAAGACCTGGCGATACTATGATATCAGTATGTGGCAAACCTTATGATACACTTCATAGTGTTATTGGTATAGACGGAGATGAAAGAATAGGTTCTTTAAAAGAGTTTGGAGTACTATACAAACAAGTTGAACTTAAAGAAAACGGAAAACCAGATTTACAAACCATAAAAAAAATAGTAGAAGAAGATTCAACAATAACTCTTGTTCACATACAAAGATCTACAGGCTATGGATGGAGAAGAGCTCTATCTATAAATGATATAAAGGAAATAGTTGATTGTGTTAAATCTATAAGAAACAATATAATCTGTTTTGTAGATAATTGTTACGGTGAATTTATTGATATTTTAGAACCAACAGAAATAGGAGTTGACTTAGTTGCAGGTTCCCTTATTAAAAATATAGGTGGAGGAATAGCACCAACAGGTGGTTACATCGCTGGTACTAAAGAATGTGTAGAACAATCTTCTTACAGATTAACTGTTCCTGGAATAGGCGGAGAATGTGGCTCTACTTTCGGAGTTATGAGATCTATGTATCAAGGTTTGTTCTTTGCACCTCATGTATCTATAGAAGCATTAAAAGGCGCTATTTTCTGTGCTAGAATAATGGAACTAGCAGGTTTTGAAGTACTTCCTAGATTTGATGAGGATAGAAGTGATATAATTCAAGCTATAAAATTTAATGATAAAGAAAAATTAATTAAATTCTGCCAAGGTATTCAGTTAGGTTCTCCTATAGATTCATTTGTATCTTGCGAACCATGGGATATGCCAGGATATACTGATCAAGTAATAATGGCAGCAGGTGCCTTTGTACAAGGTTCCTCAATTGAATTATCTGCAGATGCACCAATAAGGGAACCATACATTGCTTACCTTCAAGGCGGTTTAACTTTTGATCATGCAAAAATAGGTGTGCTTATAGCTTTGGATAAAATATTAAACAGCAAGCAATAA
- a CDS encoding HPr family phosphocarrier protein, producing MIKKEAVVKCSTGLHARPATLLVKKASSFKSDIYLEYKDKKANIKSLIGVLSLGVTKGSPVTIIASGDDETLAAEEIAKLIESIEE from the coding sequence ATGATTAAAAAGGAAGCTGTAGTAAAATGCTCAACAGGATTACATGCTAGACCTGCTACTTTGTTAGTAAAGAAAGCATCTTCTTTTAAATCAGATATATATCTTGAATATAAAGATAAAAAAGCAAATATTAAGAGTTTAATTGGAGTTCTTTCTTTAGGAGTTACTAAAGGTTCTCCAGTAACTATCATAGCTTCAGGTGATGATGAAACTTTAGCTGCTGAAGAGATTGCTAAGTTAATAGAATCTATAGAAGAATAA